ATAGTCCCGCCGCCACACTCAGTAGTCCTACTGGCAAAGATTTAAACTGGTCAATAAAAATACTCAACTTCGAGCGAGTTGTCGATGCGGGTAGAATATTTGCCCCATATTTTTGCAAGTTGGCTTGAGCATTATTACTAGATAATCCGGCTGTTGCTGATGTGTGCAAATCTGCGATCGCCGTTTCTGCTTTTAAGATATGCCAGGGTAAAATTTGTTGCTCCTGAGTAGATGTAGTCAACTTGCGCATCTTACTAGTGAAGTCGCTTCTGTTTGGGAGAGATGGGCTGATAACAGGTGTTTTGGCTAGAGATTTTCTACCTTTTTCGAGGAAATCGCAGACAATAGTTTTGATGAGCGAGGCGATCGCTTGTGGGCTAAAATCTGGTTGGAAAATTACCAGTACATTGCCTGTTAGCGGATTAGCAAAGACATCCCTAATACCTGCTTCATCTTTAAGTCTTAACTCAAGATATTGCTTGAGTGACTGCGAATAATGAAGCTTATCGACCTTATATCTAGCTCTCCCTTTGACAGCAGTATGTATTGCCCGAACAATAGGATTCCTGCTAGGGCGAGAGTTGGGGAAATGATTGTTCATTTTTCCAATTAGCTGAACTTCGCGGCGAGATGAGAGTAATGGATAGACTCTGGTCATTGAGGGAAGGGTTAGGTTCCAGTCTTTTCCCTTTCTCCTCACATTTGCCCTAGAGAAAAATCCGAAATTTTCACACGAAAAGTCAGTTCCTACTTTTTAGAATAATTTGTTAGCTGTAAGTAAGTCGGTGGTAACAACATTTCTTGATAAACTTTTGCACCACAGAGCCGCAGTTAATTAGAGCTAGTTAGATATTTAGGCTGCACTTCTAACGTGAGAATGCAGATAAGTAACCAAGCTAAACCGATAGCATAGCCAACTAGCACATCAGTAGGCCAGTGTACGCCTAAGTAAAGCCGACTAAAACCGATTGCCAAAATTAAGACAGCACTCAAGATTGAAATCTGTTTGCGCCATTGCGGAAATTGCTCTGTCAAAACATAACAAATGAAGCCGTAAATCACCATTGATACCATTGCGTGACCGCTGGGAAAGCTATGTTGACCCACATGAATAATTCGCTCCCACAGTGCTGGACGCGCGCGACCAAAAACTACTTTCAGCAGATAATTTAAGCCGATGGCGCTGGCTGTAGCTAAACCTAAACGAGTAGCGTAGGGACGACGATGATAACGGAGATAAAATTCTACTCCCAAACAAATCACCACCAAAGCTAGGGGATCGCCTAAAGAAGTGATACCAAGCATGAACCGGTCTAGAAGTGGCGTGTGTAGCTTTTGAATGGCTAACAATATGCTTGCATCCAGATTGTATCTGTGCAGCAATGCGGCTGCTAAAGCAAAAGTACCAATTGCTCCCGATGCCAAAATTAATTGATTATTGGCTTGTTTTAACGTTTGTAGTGAATTTTTAGCTTTTTCTACTCCTCTATTAATAGAGGCTGTCTCTAGCGTTAGTTTTCTGACTTCTTTTAGGTAATCTCTGACAATATCTTGCACGAGGAGAGCGATCGCATTTGGGCTAAAATCGGGATGGAAAATCACCAGAACATTTCCTGTCCAAGTACTAGCACTCACTTGGGTGATTCCTTCAGCTTTTGATAACCTAAATCCCAGATATCTTTTAAGACTTTCCGAACCATAAAGTCCCTTCACTTTATATCTAGCTCTGCCTTTAACAGCGCTATGTATGGTTCTGACTAAAAGATTTTCATTGGCAAGTTTATCAAAATTCAAAGTGCCCATGTTTCTACTTACAAGTGGATTAAATACAGGCCAAAAATTGTTCGTTTGTAAATTTTATCGTGTTAGGCGTTCCACCTAAAAGAGTTTACATACTTGAATCTCAGTATTATAAATGTATGAATTCACAGAGAAAATGTCACCTTTTTGCTAACCATAGAAAACATTGCTGCTTTAAGCATTTTCGTCCTTCTAAATTTCCTTAAAAGAACTAATTAAATCAAATCGGTGCAGCTTGGCTTTGAGCATCTAAGCGAACAGATGGCGGCAATTTGTCGCTAGAACGCCATTGTTTATTTGGCAATATAAACACGATCGCAGATTTTAGCCCCTTAATTACGCTTTTAGCACTAGCTAGTATCCGTTCCCAAATATCTGTCTTCACTTCTTTATGTTGAATTGCTGTACGCGCTTTGTTGATGTTACGCGTACCGTCAATTAAGTTGATTAGAGCATCAAAGATGGCTTTGGCAATTGTTTTTGCTGTGACTGGGGCGGGTATTGCTATATTGGGAGCAGTTTGAATGAGATTAACTAGATGCGATCGCATTTGTTCGCCAGAAATTACCTTTGGTTGATAATTAATGACAATCGATGCAGCTGAAAAATTAATTCTTACATTTGTAATCCTAGCGTCTGATTCTATCAATCGCTGAAGTTTATTGGCATACTCCGAATCTTTGGCTAGCCGAGGTATCCGAAAACGAATTCTTCCGGGAATGGCATGAACAACACTATAAGATATATTTGGTATTGGCGTTGCTGTACTAGCTAGGCTCTTATTTGTATTTTTACCTTGTTGACGCTCTACATTGACAAGAACGCGTTCGTGAGAATTACTCAGTTTTTTAGAAGCCATACTGTCCTATTTCAGTTTCAAAATAACAAAAAACAGAGCTAATATTTCAGTATTTCCAGGACATTTGCTTCTAATCTAGCTTTGGCTTTTATCAAGTTTCATTAAGTATCTTTAAGGAGTACTGAGGATATTGCCCTCTTCTCGAAAATAAAAGTTATAAATTATACAGTTTATACTTGGTCGAATCAGATTCCACAATTTTTTTTAAAATTCCACCGCATTCCTATACTTGCAGCCTATTACTAACTATGCATTCTCAAAAAAGCTATATACATTATTAAAATCAGTATTTTTGTTGGCGAGATGGTTTAGAATAAAAATATGGTTAATTTGCCAGGTTTGTAGGATTTAAGTTCTATTAATTACGTATATCTTAAGTAAAAATTAACCTGGCAATAAATTACAGCTAATAGCATCAAGCTATCAACTTTTCGCTCATATATGAGGTGGTAGACATAATTGCCTTAGCTGTGCAAATATATTACTTTGTCATAAAATTGGATAGTAATTAATTTGCTCAAATTTGCAACCAAACTAACTAGGAGATAGCATTTTAAAAATATTACTACAATTGTGAGAGATGCTTCTAGCAAAAGTTCTCTAAGCAGAATAATATAGAACAGCTTGCTTAGGAACTAGTCCAAACTAGGCATGGCACTGAGGTAAAATTTGAAATGCTTTCTATTTAAAGCTTTCAGTTTTATAAATAAACAAAATCTTGGACGAATTTAATCATTCCCCATTCAAAGTGAGTTTTTTATGATTAACGGGCCTTTGTTTGAAGCACCACGTAACCAGCGAGCTACTGTCATTCGTTCAAGTAATGAATTTGTGCTGATAGAATGGCTAAAGTCTAATGGTCGCTTAATAGCGCGTGAAACTCAAGATGCTGAATATCTCAATCAAGTAGAAGAAATCTCAGAGATGATCGATCTTGACGATCTGCCTTTCGATCATGATGATGATGACAGCGATATCGAATTAGATGATTAGTCATTGTCTTGGACGATTAATAATTCATTGTTTTTGTCAAACTTCTTCTCATAAGAGTCGGTGAAGGGGGAAAAGGAAAAGGGGAGAAGTTTAAATTTACCCTTTACACTTTCCCCTTTTCTCTTTGCTAGGTACGTAATTCTTCAGTATAATTAATCGCATAGATTTAATTGTACGTAAAAAATATTGGCGATCGCTCCTTACATTTAAATATCCGCCGCTATTTCACCACCGCCTGTTGAAAAGTCTTAATAGCATCCACATGATTCACCATATTGATGCAACGTAACAACAAATCCAGATCGATCCCTTTCACCTCTTCACTAATGGAAAGCTTTTCATAATTAAGTGCATTACCCTCTCCCCGCAGGTGATAGACCTCTAAAACGCCATCTTCCCAAAACCACACTTCCTTTATCTTCAGCCGCTTGTATGCTTCTAACTTGTCGATTCCGCCACTGGTAAACACCACCTCAATTGCCAAATCAGGACGCACTCGACCAGGAGCAAGTTTATAAGATTCATCCGCCTCTCGCTTGACAGCACCCGCTTCACTTTCCAAGGTCATTGAGCCAGTTGGCGTAAAGTCAAATCCTGCTATGAGCAAGTACAGTTCCACCAATGCGGCAATTCTTTTCTTAACGGTTTCGTGTGGTTCTCCTGGCATTCTGCGTATCTCCAAAACACCGTCTAGGAAAGACAGCCGATATCCCGGACGGTCTAACAATTGCTCAACAGCTTTAAACTCTCTCCAGGTCAGTCCCTCAAACAAAAGGGGTGATTCCTTTCCCGGTTTTGCAATCGTTGCTGGGGTCATAAGAGTCTCCAGTCTGTTTCCAGATGAGAAATAATTAAATTGGAGAGCGATATTTGATTGTAACGTCTTTCGGAGTTTGCCAGCAGAAAAACATACCTTTTCGCGATCGCTCCTCAGGCTTAACGCTATTAATTCAAAAACTTCTCCACGCATCTAACAAATATTTCCACACCCATTGGCAAGGCAGTTTCGTCAAAATCAAACCTGGGATGATGATGAGGATAAGCTAAGTCTTTTGCAGGGTTGGCTGAACCTAGAAAGAAATAACACCCAGGAACCTCTTGCAAGAAGAAGGACATATCCTCACCACCCATAGTTTGGCATTCTGGCACGATACCTACAGGAGTTTCTACTACTTCGACTGCTATCGATCGCACTAATTCTGCTATACCTGCATCATTAATGACTGGGGGATACAGTGACACATATTCCAAGTCATAACTTGCACCATGACTTTGGCACACTCCAGCAATTATTTGTTCGATACGCTGTTGAAAATAGCCTGCAAAAGCTGGGTTAAAATACCGAACTGTTCCTTTCATATTTGCTGTATCAGCAATTACATTGTGTGCTGTACCAGCGTGCAACGCGCCTACAGTTACTACTGCTGAATCAATCGGATTGACGTTGCGTGCCACAATGGTTTGTAAGGCGTTGACAATCTGGGCTGCAACTACAATCGAATCTACAGTTTGATGGGGTATTGCGCCGTGTCCACCTTTACCCAATATTGTGCAGTTAAATAATTCTACAGCCGCCATTAACGCCCCAGCCCGCACACCTACTGTTCCCAAGGGCAAATTATTCCACAGATGTAAACCGATAATGGCATCAACATCAGGGTTTTTCAGTACCCCAGCCTCAATCATCGGTTTTGCACCACCCGGCCCTTCTTCTGCTGGCTGAAAGATAATTTTGACAGTGCCAGCAAAATCTTCGCGATGCTGTTGCAAATAGTAAGCTGTACCTAGTGCGATCGCTGTATGTCCGTCATGTCCACAAGCGTGCATTACTCCATCATGCTGCGAGCAATAAGGCACTTGATTGAGTTCTTGAATTGGCAAAGCATCCATATCTGCCCGAATTGCCAAAACTTTTTCGCTAGTGAGTTTGTTACCTTTAACGATCGCAACAATTCCTGTTTGCGCAATCCCAGTTTGATGCTCAATACCCCATTCTTGTAACTTCTGTGAAATAAACTCGGCTGTGAGTTTTTCTTGAAAACCCAACTCTGGTTTTTGATGTAGCCGCCGCCGCCATTCTACTAGTTGCGCTTGTAACGACCGGATCGAGAGGCGGACGTGAGATAAGTCAACAGCAGCAGGATTTGGGAAGGTAGAAACCATTGTGAAGAAAAACCTAGGTAAACACAGCTAACTTGGGTTATTTTTTCAGTGTGACATTCTGCCACACTTCCTGCAAGCAGAGTCAGCACCTTTGGGGAATTCAAACTTTAATACGTGAGATTTCTGGAATTACTCCTAAATCTAAATCTGACGCAGCTTGGGCTAGTTTATCTAAATCAGTAAGGTTATCGAGATGAGGTAAGCAGCCTAAAACAGGGATATTGGTTAGCGATTGAATCAATTCTGGTGGCGTTAAGTCGGCTATTTCTGCATCAGAACGCGGTTGTACGCAGTTAAGAACAATTCCTTTAAGATTTACCCGTGTTTGCCTAGCTAGTGCGACATTAGCCACTGCTTGAGCGATCGCACCTAATCTCACTGGTACTACTAAAATTGTTGGTAAACGCCATTCTCCGGCTAAATCGGCTACTGTCAATTCTTCTGTAATTGGCGAACCTAAGCCGCCCAAAGATTCTACTAAGAGAAAATCGTGACGCGATCGCAATTTAGATAAAGCTTGCCACACTACAGCTAAATCGACTTGGCGGTTTTCCTTAGCGGCGGCAATGGGAGGTGCTAGCGGTGCTTGAAAATACAAAGGTGTAATTTCTTCAGCCGTTTGTTGTAACGAAAATAGCTTTTGATACCACTCGCGATCGCCTTCTCCTGATTGAATCGGTTTCATTATTCCCCAGTTACGCCCAGGAAAATATTTTTGCCAATATGCTGCTAATGCTGTTGTTAAAACAGTCTTGCCAGCCTCAGTATCAGTACCCGTAATTAGTAGTGTATTCAACAATTTGATTTAATAGAGTCAATTCTTAGCTTGTGTACTAATTATTCATAATACTTATATTTATATTTATTTACAACTAGATTTTCATAACTAGCAAGGCAAGTATGATAATACATTTTTAATATTTAAACTTCTTTAAAAATAGGAAATTTAGGTAGACAAAAATGTTGTGCCCCTATGAATACCTGATGTCTTCCTACGTATATTTCAAAATCCATC
The genomic region above belongs to Calothrix sp. NIES-2098 and contains:
- a CDS encoding phosphoesterase translates to MGTLNFDKLANENLLVRTIHSAVKGRARYKVKGLYGSESLKRYLGFRLSKAEGITQVSASTWTGNVLVIFHPDFSPNAIALLVQDIVRDYLKEVRKLTLETASINRGVEKAKNSLQTLKQANNQLILASGAIGTFALAAALLHRYNLDASILLAIQKLHTPLLDRFMLGITSLGDPLALVVICLGVEFYLRYHRRPYATRLGLATASAIGLNYLLKVVFGRARPALWERIIHVGQHSFPSGHAMVSMVIYGFICYVLTEQFPQWRKQISILSAVLILAIGFSRLYLGVHWPTDVLVGYAIGLAWLLICILTLEVQPKYLTSSN
- a CDS encoding N-acyl-L-amino acid amidohydrolase: MVSTFPNPAAVDLSHVRLSIRSLQAQLVEWRRRLHQKPELGFQEKLTAEFISQKLQEWGIEHQTGIAQTGIVAIVKGNKLTSEKVLAIRADMDALPIQELNQVPYCSQHDGVMHACGHDGHTAIALGTAYYLQQHREDFAGTVKIIFQPAEEGPGGAKPMIEAGVLKNPDVDAIIGLHLWNNLPLGTVGVRAGALMAAVELFNCTILGKGGHGAIPHQTVDSIVVAAQIVNALQTIVARNVNPIDSAVVTVGALHAGTAHNVIADTANMKGTVRYFNPAFAGYFQQRIEQIIAGVCQSHGASYDLEYVSLYPPVINDAGIAELVRSIAVEVVETPVGIVPECQTMGGEDMSFFLQEVPGCYFFLGSANPAKDLAYPHHHPRFDFDETALPMGVEIFVRCVEKFLN
- a CDS encoding dethiobiotin synthase, with amino-acid sequence MLNTLLITGTDTEAGKTVLTTALAAYWQKYFPGRNWGIMKPIQSGEGDREWYQKLFSLQQTAEEITPLYFQAPLAPPIAAAKENRQVDLAVVWQALSKLRSRHDFLLVESLGGLGSPITEELTVADLAGEWRLPTILVVPVRLGAIAQAVANVALARQTRVNLKGIVLNCVQPRSDAEIADLTPPELIQSLTNIPVLGCLPHLDNLTDLDKLAQAASDLDLGVIPEISRIKV